In the genome of Candidatus Zixiibacteriota bacterium, the window GGGCGCGCGTCAGGCGCGGAGCGAAGGGGAACCGGTACGGGGGAAAACGCTCGACCGCCGCCGGCGCGATGATCCCACCGGCAACCGGGCGGGAGCAGCGAGCAGCGGATTGCACTCGTTAACGCGGATTCCGCAGATGAGCCGCCAACGCACGGGGCGACCCCGGAGCAGCAAAGACGCGGAAACGTGAAACCTCAAGGCCCTGGTGCCGCAAGACTCCAGCCGTCGCTGCCGGGCACCGGCTCTCATCGAGGCAGCCCGGCCGATGATCGCCCCGAGGCACCAACCCATCGGCTTTGCTGCAAAGGGGCTGCCCCGCGCTCCCCGCGCTATCACAACCGCGGAATCCAGGGGGTCAAGCGCAAGCGCGTTCCAGCTCTTGAACCAGGGTGAGGTACTTTTCGTGCACTCCCGCGCCGACTTCCTTTTCCTCGTGCTCCTCGAACTCCCTCACGAGCTGTTTCTGCTCTTCCGCCGTCAAGCTCCCGTCGGCCATGTTGAAGAGGATCTCGTCCTCCTTGAGAATGTGATCCCGGAGCAGCCGGAGGTAGGCGCGGGCGTTCTGAACCAGCGCTCCTTTCGCACCCTCCGGATCGGTCTCCGCGAGCGCCAGGGCTTCGGCCATCGCCCGAACGTATCGGCGGCCTTCCTCGTGCTCGATGAGCATCATGCCGATCGGCCCGCCTTCCCGAGGGATGCCGTGCTTTTCCAGGAGGGGGAAGAGCAGCTGCTCCTCCTTCAGATGGTGACAACGGTCGGCGAAGCCGCGGATGAACTCCACCGCGTTTTGCCACGGGCCGGCGGCGAACGGGCGCGAAGTGTCCGCGAGCTTTTGCACGACCGCAAGCACCCGCTCGATCACCCGGTGCTCGTGCTTCAAGACCTCGGTCGCCTTTTCGAAATGATGGTGCTCGACATGGCCGTGCCCGAGGGCCTCCGCTCCCCGGCGCGAGTCCCCTTTCTTTTGGATTTCCACTTTCCAGGTCTCCGGCCCCTGCTCGACGTAGCTCCAGTCGAACTCGCCCGCGCGTTCGGCGGCGAACTGATAATAGAGCGGCCTGGGATCGTGGTCGTTGATCAGCAAAAGCGTTTCCCCCGGCCCGAGGGCGTCGAACGTGCGGAAGATGGTCGGATGCTTTTCCCGGACCGGAACCGGCCGGATGTCGAGCGTCACCGTTTGATTGCTCATCACTTTCCTCCTGAAAGAAGTCTCGGGCGCCTCTGGAGGATGCGGATGCTAGGCCCAGCCCAGCATTCGCCTTCCTTCCTCGCTCACCCTGCTCATGTCCCACGGCGGATCGTATACCGTCTCGACCACGATCTCCGGGATCGGCGCCCCCGTGCGGGAAAGCTCGGCCTCGGCCAATCTGCGGATTACATTCTTGATTTGGGCTGCGATCCAGTTCGCCACCGGACAGCCGGGGGCGGTCGTCGTTATCTTGACGTACACCTGCCCGGCTTCCGCCCGGACCTCGTAAATCAAGCCCAGGTTCACGACGTCGACCGGGATTTCGGGATCGTAAACGCTTTTCAGCGCCTCGAGGATCGTTTCTCTGTCGAGCGGCATCGATCACCTCCGTCGTGCTCGGATCGCGCAAATGCCGTGCCAGCGACCGATTGCCTCGATCTCGCGGAAAAAAAACAAAAAGCCATTCTTAAAACTGGGAGAGACCGGGAAAATTCCGGTTCAGATCTGGGAATCAGCGGTGGAGCTCAGCGATCTTCCCCTGCTTACGGCGCGCGCGTTGTTCGCGAGGAAGAGCAGGATCGCGGCGGCATTGAGCAACCCGCCCCAGCGCTGGAGCGCCGCAAGCTCCAGCAGATCGCCTGCGAGCCGCAGCAGCAGAGAGAGATGGAGCAACGCCAGGTGGCCGTAGAACAACTGCTGGAACGGCATCTGAAGCCCTGTAACCGAAGGGAAAATGATCGGCGCGTGGGCGAAGATCATCGAAAAGACGAAGCCGACAAAGACCGCATGGAGCATGGCGTCGTAGCGCGGGCCGGCCACGAAAGAATCATGGAGGCCGATCCACAAAAGGCCGGCGGCGGCGAGCCAGACGTACCCCGAGAGCAGCGAGATGCCCATGAAGCGGCCCAGCCCGTGCAGGCGCGCGGTTCGCCACGCGAGATCGTAGCGCAGCAGCCACAACGCGAGGCCGAAAAGACCGACGCCGGCCACCCGCGCGCCGAGCAAGGGATCCCTCAGGGAAACGAACGGACCGAAAATGAGCACGCCGGACGCGAGCAGCAACTTCATTCGGTCCCAGGTCGACAGCCGGAGAAGCCGGGAAAGCTCCAGGCGTTCCCCCGCGATCGTCACCGCCAGAAAGCCGGCCCACCAGGGAACGACGTGGTTCAGGGGATACTGAAAGTAC includes:
- a CDS encoding metal-sulfur cluster assembly factor; the protein is MPLDRETILEALKSVYDPEIPVDVVNLGLIYEVRAEAGQVYVKITTTAPGCPVANWIAAQIKNVIRRLAEAELSRTGAPIPEIVVETVYDPPWDMSRVSEEGRRMLGWA
- a CDS encoding DUF2249 domain-containing protein, yielding MSNQTVTLDIRPVPVREKHPTIFRTFDALGPGETLLLINDHDPRPLYYQFAAERAGEFDWSYVEQGPETWKVEIQKKGDSRRGAEALGHGHVEHHHFEKATEVLKHEHRVIERVLAVVQKLADTSRPFAAGPWQNAVEFIRGFADRCHHLKEEQLLFPLLEKHGIPREGGPIGMMLIEHEEGRRYVRAMAEALALAETDPEGAKGALVQNARAYLRLLRDHILKEDEILFNMADGSLTAEEQKQLVREFEEHEEKEVGAGVHEKYLTLVQELERACA